A window of Amia ocellicauda isolate fAmiCal2 chromosome 20, fAmiCal2.hap1, whole genome shotgun sequence genomic DNA:
caattttgagcgtggcatggttgttggtgccagacgggccggtctgagtatttcacaatctgctcagttactgggattttcacgcacaaccaatttctagggtttacaaagaatggtgtgaaaagggaaaaacatccagtatgcggcagtcctgtgggcgaaaatgccttgttgatgctagaggtcagaggagaatgggccgactgattcaagctgatagaagagcaactttgactgaaataaccactcgttacaaccgaggtatgcagcaaagcatttgtgaagccacaacacgtacaaccttgaggcggatgggctacaacagcagaagaccccaccgggtaccactcatctccactacaaataggaaaaagaggctacaatttgcacaagctcaccaaaattggacagttgaagactggaaaaatgttgcctggtctgatgagtctggatttctgttgagacattcagatggtagagtcagaatttggcgtaaacagaatgagaacatggatccatcatgccttgttaccactgtgcaggctggtggtggtggtgtaatggtgtgggggatgttttcttggcacactttaggccccttagtgccaattgggcatcgtttaaatgccacggcctacctgagcattgtttctgaccatgtccatccctttatgaccaccatgtacccatcctctgatggctacttccagcaggataatgcaccatgtcacaaaggtcgaataatttcaaattggtttcttgaacatgacaatgagttcactgtactaaactggcccccacagtcaccagatctcaacccaatagagcatctttgggatgtggtggaacgggagtttcgtgccctggatgtgcatcccacaaatctccatcaactgcaagatgctatcctatcaatatgggccaacatttctaaagaatgctttcagcaccttgttgaatcaatgccatgtagaattaaggcagttctgaaggcgaaagggggtcaaacacagtattagtatggtgttcctaataatcctttaggtgagtgtatgctgTATTAAACTTGGATGTATGCTtagtgtattttgtattgattataccACTGCACTTTAGTAATGtttattgtgtaaactgtaaattgccttggataaaggcgtctgctaataaatacataataataatgtcaaatgtcaaatgtgtgtgtatctatctatatatctatatctatctatatatgtatatataattgtagaaattgtgtgtgtgtcctagTAATCCATCTGTCATCATATCTGTGGAAAACATCTGTCAATATACTTTAAAGAAAATGGTTGTAACGCAGTTGATGATAATGAAGCTCGTGTGGCTATCTATGTCTGTCTTTATCAACACAATGCACCTAATGTCTGAATACAAAGGCCGAATGACATTCAGCACGGACAAGAGGGGGATCAATGGAAAGAGTCTTGCCTTTATTTGGAGATGAATGCTCCTGTTTGATGCGGCTCTGCTATTGTCTCTTACATGGCATAGAAACCTGAAGAACttgtcaaaatatatatagtatattaaaataataaccatCCTACAAATGTGTATCATTTAGAAGAGTCTTGTAAAGTTGTGGTCCATGTTACACATATCTCTTTCAGCAAtccatctttatttatttatttatgttggggtaaaattgccccttatgtattgtatatacccactgtataatactctgcatgttgggagaacagagtacaaggatttttatataacatattctaCTAACTGTTAGGAATTATTAAGCTTTGTTCTGATATTAGGTAGGCATACTGAtcatttaacctactgtaaccatgtaactcattgtattgtattcttattataGGATTAGATTAGAACAgatgctgcagatttgacattgacatatctcactggaaatgttgccatGCCaagggggctgaaatttgtcattattgcagaaataacataaataacatactcgcgcataactatttctgtgaaagtctagacacttgaactcacAGCCTTTCCCTcgactctatcttggaaatgtcaaaccataaactccctatatttatattatattttgaggaacagctcagagctgaccacataaacaatatacatgctgctcttcagacaaaccagaaataagatagagtcccacgtcatctactgctaggcaaaccATGCAGacatgtcaaccgaaactctcGAGTGTGTTAAGGGTTATAATATTGGACACAtttcatgtctgcctagcaactagatctgtaatatgatatgtcctgccccggaactctgacttctgacatgtataaaactgtgtgctgttgcaaaaataaactgaagacaaacgatctggcattgtgttggtgacttttttcttcccgagctcgtctcctgtggaggatccaccatcctgcactgacggcgctgggttatcctagtccagggaacctgaagggtttacttctggtgaagtggttgtaccttaactatttatgtatgtatgtatgtatgtatgtatgtatgtatgtatgtacagtggggggaaaaaagtatttgatcccctgctaattttgtacgtttgcccactgacaaagaaatgatcagtctataattttaatggtaggtgtattttaacagtgagagacagaataacaacaaaaaaatccagaaaaacgcatttcaaaaaagttatacattgatttgcatgttaatgagggaaataagtatttgaccccttcgacttagtacttggtggcaaaacccttgttggcaatcgcagaggtcagacgtttcttgtagttggccaccaggtttgcacacatctcaggagggattttgtcccactcctctttgcagatcctctccaagtcattaaggtttcgaggctgacgtttggcaactcgaaccttcagctccctccacagattttctatgggattaaggtctggagactggctaggccacaaatgcaatcattaaaaaaagaaaaaaaaattcaagttcattacattataaatgtatttttgtaatagTCTGAAGTAGTTCAGCTGTTGAAATGAACAACACAATCACCACTGAGTTTGGTAATCGTCTTCCTCTCTTCTGAGCAGTATAGGGCTTCATTGCCAACAGTAGCTGTTCACACTCCATTGGCCCTGAATACAGATATTACGTCCAGACACTGCACAAGAAAGAGCATTAACTTGTACTGCCTCATTTGGGCAGCAGCCATCCCGGCACACACGCTTCCATTATTCAAACTCAGGCTTGTGCTGCTAGGAAGTTTTTTGAATTAGTAACGTCTCTGTACAACCCTAATTCCTCTTATGCTCCACAAACACAACTAGATGTGGGCTGGGCTACCAGTAGCTCTTAAttactttgttgtttttcttgcccTTTTTGGCTTCCGGAGCtccatttaaaattatttatttcttcatccTTAGCCAGCAGATTAGTTTTACTATGTTTTAAAAGGTGACCACAAAACCTAAGGTTTAGCAAGAGGAACAAAAAGGTGCTTGAAAGTAAACTAAGAAAATAATGGTAGgtctgcatttcattttcctAAGGAAGCAATTGGCATtacttgatgatgatgatgataataataatcataataatgtaaatgagGAAGCATGCTCTCTTGGTATAAACTCTTCCATAACACAGTCATCGAATTTATAATGAACAGGCTATAATACAATTAAACGTTTTTTTAGATGGATTTATACATGCAACAATCAATAGAACTTTGCTAAGAGATATTTCTGTGCAGAGttcaaaaataagtaaataggaaaaacaaacaacaaaaagtaAGCCAAGAAGTGGTTCAACCCTCTCAAGGGCCACTCAGTTTTGCATGTGTTGACTTGCTCTGGCTTTCCTGCATCTATCAGCAGCTCCACTTGTTTTGCATACGGTTGCATGTTTAATTAGTGAGCCTTCTGTAAGTGTCTGTAATTAGCAGAGCGATGATTAATAAAAAACCTTTAACGTCCCATTTAGCTGGTAAAACTGCACAATAAGGTATAATTAATGCATCATTAATAAATCAAAGCCGATTAACTAAGCTTTAGGATTCGGAATGCATTAATTCCCAGCCACCTGAGCACAGGCAATATTTCTGTTCTAAATGCAGCCTAGAAAAACTGTGGGTGTGTTGAGTAAATTAAATCATTACAAAGAAatagatttgatttaaatatatatgacatttttcattgttattaagctttaaattaactaaacaatactgtgtgtgtaaaaacatttgtaagtaatttaatttttaattaatattttccagTGTATAAGACCAGAAAtatgaaatttgaagttttaaaATGGTCACAGCAGTATTATAGCACAGCCGCAAAGCTAGCTTTTACTATTCCAATGTAGGGTTTTCATTGTACCAATATGTTATACTGGGATAGTATGTATTCTTATAATTTTGTCTTGGAAGTTAAAAAATCTACAGTCACAACCAAAAATATTCTGctttttaagttttattaaaaaatacatcatcCTCAAAATATTATTGAttcagcaaaaagaaaaatctgcaatcaattatttacatattttatgaaattttacatatttcattaaaaaaaattacgttatattaaaatacacatctgagaccaaatacaaaatacaatctggttaaaaaatcaacaacaacaaaaaaaatcctgaaaaataaaatacaaatattataacaTAATTCTGCATTAAattctaattaaataaaaagtttttTCACTGCAAAATGTATAATCTCATAGTTACGCATCAAAGAATCCTTTAAAATACTCTTAAATTAAAATCAGCTATTCTGAGGAAGTCGGAAGCTGCATATAAATGTTCAATGTATCAAgagcagaagaaaaaataagtgctttacatatttttctttctgaatgttAAACGTAATAGTGTCTGCACAAAGTGATCCTAGTTTTCGGCGTTGAAGCTCTGTGATTGGTACTCAAAGAACCGTTGTGTGTATTCCTCCAGGTGTTCGGGCGTGCTGTTCTGCAGGTAGGAGTGGTAGTTCTCGGGCTGGAAGTGCTCGATGTGCAGGTCCAGCCACGGCCCCTGGCTGGCGTTCTGGCGCTGGGCGTCGGTCAGGATGCGGTTGAGGGCCATGATGTAGCTGAGAGCCATCTGCAGCGTCTCGTACTTGGACAGCTTCTTGTCCTCACCCCACTGGGGGACCACGGTGCGCAGGCGGTCAAAGGCCGTGTTCAGGCCCTccatcctcttcctctcccgGGCGTTGGCCGCCATCCTCCTCCGGGTCACTTTCTCAACTTTTTCTAGTCTTAACCCACATTTGGTATCTGATTCAGAGCCAGAGCTTGAATCAGTACAGCTTGAGTGGTAAGCCTTCATATTTGTGACTGAGGGAGAACAAAAGTTGGCATTTTAATATGCAGTCATTTTTTACATACTTTTCGTTCtgttgttaaaaacaaaacaaacaaaccaaacaaacaggTCTGTAATAATTAATCTCATTTACACCGTGACTAATACAACAGTGCACCTAAGAAAATACTTAGCGTAACTCAGAACTGGGTGtgcctttttaattaaataaaaatatattcatcAGAGCCAATGGAAACTGAATCTATTTGTCTGAAGAGACTCATGAGCTCATGAGAATGTACAGTTTTTGTGCAGTCTTTAGTGAAACACATAGGGAATTCATTGGAAATATAACatgctttaatattttttttaaaagtcTGGTGATCCccttgtaaaaatacaaattttccACTGCCCCTCTTGTACAGCATGATAAAGTTTGATTTACAGGTGGAACATTTTATGATACTCAAACACCAAATATATAAGTACAGATTAGAGAATATTAGTAATAGTTCTAGTCGATAATTTATACTGCAAGCTGAAATGTAACTCATTATTGAAGAGTAAGTGATTAATTTGCTTCCtttgatgaaaaaataaagcattaagtTGTTAAAGACAaacataatgcacttaagtGAATATTTAGTTAAATAGACTGAACCCTTCATGCACCACACGCAATCTTTAATTTGACCATTTGAATATCACGGCAAACAATGCAACTTAACTTCCTACTCTTCAGGTGACAAATAAAATATCTTACCTTCTGTGTCTCGActcagaaatcaatgtaatgTGTGCAAATCCCACGTTTTCTTGTTGCCTTTAAAGTTTCCAATGCAGGAATAAATTTGGAAGGCGTCCTTGAAAAAAGT
This region includes:
- the LOC136715785 gene encoding transcription factor ATOH7-like: MKAYHSSCTDSSSGSESDTKCGLRLEKVEKVTRRRMAANARERKRMEGLNTAFDRLRTVVPQWGEDKKLSKYETLQMALSYIMALNRILTDAQRQNASQGPWLDLHIEHFQPENYHSYLQNSTPEHLEEYTQRFFEYQSQSFNAEN